Proteins encoded within one genomic window of Pigmentiphaga sp. H8:
- a CDS encoding YciI family protein: MLYVFHLLDNRQPGIPELRASVRPDHKQYLERVRDRIAFAGPLLGGGGDEDFVGSLLVIDFDSEADARAWLEGEPFTRAGVYGERRMHAFQSLWPQRAGFVAG; the protein is encoded by the coding sequence ATGTTGTATGTCTTCCATCTGCTGGACAACAGGCAGCCGGGCATTCCCGAACTCCGGGCGAGCGTGCGGCCGGACCACAAGCAATACCTGGAGCGCGTCCGGGACCGGATCGCGTTCGCCGGTCCGCTGCTGGGCGGGGGAGGCGACGAGGACTTCGTCGGCAGCCTGCTCGTCATCGATTTCGACAGCGAAGCGGACGCGCGGGCCTGGCTCGAGGGCGAACCGTTCACCCGCGCCGGCGTGTACGGCGAGCGGCGGATGCATGCGTTCCAGAGCCTGTGGCCGCAGCGGGCGGGGTTCGTTGCGGGGTGA
- a CDS encoding oxaloacetate decarboxylase gives MQEFENTQSFRQLVQTERPLVLPGAHDALSALLIRQAGFKAYFIGGFPLVGARYGLPDIGLAALGEIAAGIRDIMAASDLPVLVDVDNGYGDIKNVVHSVHTYEKLGAQALFFEDQVSPKRCGHIAGKTLLSTEDMETRIRAAAENRLNPDTFIIARTDAREVYDLDEALRRGERYAKAGADGIFIEAPESVEELETIGKSLDATLMANMLEGGRTPILRPAELEQLGFRIVIYGINLLMHATKTMRECLEDIRSGELRLTGRGVSFEEYKRIVGFYDWAALEDRYAR, from the coding sequence ATGCAAGAGTTCGAGAACACCCAAAGCTTTCGCCAACTGGTTCAGACCGAGCGCCCGCTGGTGCTGCCGGGCGCGCACGATGCCCTGTCCGCGCTGCTGATCAGGCAGGCCGGTTTCAAGGCCTATTTCATCGGCGGCTTTCCCCTGGTGGGCGCGCGCTACGGGCTGCCCGACATCGGTCTGGCCGCGCTGGGCGAAATCGCGGCCGGCATCCGCGACATCATGGCCGCATCCGACCTGCCGGTGCTGGTGGACGTGGACAATGGCTATGGCGATATCAAGAACGTCGTCCACTCGGTCCACACCTACGAGAAGCTCGGCGCCCAGGCACTGTTCTTCGAGGACCAGGTCTCGCCCAAGCGGTGCGGGCACATCGCCGGCAAGACGCTGCTGTCCACCGAGGACATGGAGACCCGCATCCGCGCCGCGGCCGAGAACCGGCTGAACCCGGACACCTTCATCATCGCCCGTACCGACGCGCGCGAGGTCTACGACCTGGACGAGGCGCTGCGGCGCGGCGAGCGCTACGCGAAAGCCGGCGCCGACGGCATCTTCATCGAGGCGCCCGAATCGGTCGAGGAACTGGAGACCATAGGCAAGTCGCTGGACGCCACGCTCATGGCCAACATGCTCGAAGGCGGCCGCACGCCCATCCTGCGGCCCGCCGAACTCGAACAACTGGGCTTTCGCATCGTGATCTACGGCATCAATCTCCTGATGCATGCCACGAAGACCATGCGCGAGTGCCTGGAAGACATCCGTTCGGGCGAACTCAGGCTGACCGGCCGCGGCGTGAGTTTCGAGGAATACAAACGGATCGTCGGCTTCTATGACTGGGCCGCGCTCGAAGATCGCTACGCCAGATAA
- a CDS encoding tripartite tricarboxylate transporter substrate binding protein codes for MKYLPLAVLGASLAAPTLAAARDAGAFPSHPITIVVPFAAGGSTDTLARSVAQKLGERLGTTVVVENKAGAAGAIGAQAVAAAAPDGHTLLVATTSTHSILPALRKLSYDSDASFEPVIGLGTAPNVLVVSPTLPVSNIAEFIRYAKQNPGKLSFSSSGAGTITHLIGENFKLLAGIDAVHIPYKTGVQAVPDITSGRVSFAFDSVVWTLPQARQEKVKALAITSAARSPLAPELPTLSESGLSGFEGITWFGIMAPKGVPAPVVGKLNTEINAILQDPAIRKQLEAQGAEPMGGAPGRLSALMRAEAEKWQSVIKAAKVTLE; via the coding sequence ATGAAATACTTGCCGCTTGCCGTGCTCGGCGCATCGCTGGCCGCGCCGACGCTTGCCGCCGCCCGCGACGCCGGGGCATTTCCGTCGCACCCGATCACCATCGTTGTGCCCTTCGCCGCTGGCGGCAGCACCGACACGCTCGCGCGGTCCGTCGCGCAGAAGCTGGGGGAGCGCCTGGGTACGACGGTCGTGGTCGAGAACAAGGCGGGCGCGGCGGGTGCCATCGGTGCCCAGGCGGTGGCCGCGGCGGCGCCGGACGGCCATACGCTGCTGGTGGCCACCACCAGCACGCACAGCATCCTGCCGGCGCTGCGCAAGCTGTCCTACGACAGCGACGCCAGTTTCGAGCCCGTCATCGGACTGGGCACCGCGCCCAACGTGCTGGTCGTCAGCCCGACGCTGCCGGTGTCCAACATCGCGGAGTTCATCCGCTACGCGAAACAGAACCCAGGCAAACTCAGCTTTTCCTCCAGCGGCGCGGGCACCATCACCCACCTGATCGGCGAGAACTTCAAGCTGCTGGCCGGCATCGATGCCGTGCACATCCCCTACAAGACCGGCGTGCAGGCCGTGCCCGACATCACCTCGGGCCGCGTCAGCTTCGCCTTCGACAGCGTGGTGTGGACCCTGCCCCAGGCGCGGCAGGAAAAGGTCAAGGCCCTGGCGATCACCAGCGCCGCGCGTTCGCCGCTGGCGCCCGAGCTGCCCACGCTGAGCGAAAGTGGCCTGAGCGGCTTCGAGGGCATCACCTGGTTCGGCATCATGGCGCCCAAGGGTGTGCCGGCGCCGGTGGTCGGCAAACTGAACACCGAAATCAACGCCATCCTGCAGGACCCCGCCATTAGGAAGCAGCTCGAAGCACAGGGCGCGGAGCCCATGGGCGGCGCGCCGGGCCGGCTTTCCGCGCTGATGCGCGCGGAGGCGGAGAAATGGCAGTCCGTCATCAAGGCGGCAAAAGTTACCTTGGAGTAG
- a CDS encoding CaiB/BaiF CoA-transferase family protein yields the protein MNDTRPLRGLSVVEFGNFIAGPYACMLLADMGADVIKVESIDGGDMARHTPPFVDGHSASFMALNRNKRSIALDLKTDAGREVAIRLIQRADALVENFRPGVMDKLGLGKEAMTALNPRLVYVAVSGFGQTSSERGHAAVNLIIEAASGTLSVSGEPGRMPVRPGIQTGDMIGALFAAYAALSGLLGAARHGEGRFADVSLIEASVGAAAFETAEYLATHRVPLPLGNRHRLTAPYQLFETRDGRHVALGAPNDALFGRLCQVLGVEPLVADPRFARYADRKRHEEELVPLIQAEVAGWGADELVQALRQAGVPCSLVRNYEEVLRGGHGTERGLVAIAPHAELGSYETVRNPILFDHGTPAITRGAPLLGEHTGELLAELGYAESERLALVDAGAAGGRA from the coding sequence ATGAACGATACCCGTCCTTTGCGAGGCTTGTCGGTCGTCGAATTCGGCAATTTCATCGCCGGTCCCTATGCCTGCATGCTGCTGGCCGACATGGGGGCCGACGTCATCAAGGTCGAGTCCATCGACGGCGGCGACATGGCGCGGCACACGCCGCCTTTCGTCGATGGCCACAGCGCCAGCTTCATGGCATTGAACCGCAACAAGCGCAGCATCGCACTCGATCTCAAGACGGACGCGGGGCGCGAGGTCGCGATCCGGCTGATCCAGCGCGCCGACGCGCTGGTCGAGAATTTCCGGCCGGGCGTGATGGACAAGCTGGGCCTGGGCAAGGAGGCCATGACCGCGCTCAACCCCCGGCTGGTGTACGTGGCGGTCTCGGGATTCGGCCAGACGTCGTCGGAGCGCGGCCATGCCGCGGTGAACCTGATCATCGAGGCGGCGTCAGGGACGCTGTCGGTCAGCGGCGAGCCGGGCCGGATGCCCGTGCGCCCCGGTATCCAGACGGGCGACATGATAGGCGCGCTGTTCGCCGCCTATGCGGCCCTGAGCGGACTGCTGGGCGCGGCCCGGCATGGCGAGGGGCGCTTCGCCGACGTCTCGCTGATCGAGGCCTCGGTCGGCGCGGCCGCCTTCGAGACCGCCGAGTACCTGGCGACCCATCGCGTTCCCCTGCCGCTGGGCAACCGGCACCGCCTGACCGCGCCCTACCAGTTGTTCGAGACGCGGGACGGCCGCCACGTCGCGCTGGGCGCGCCGAACGATGCGCTGTTCGGGCGCCTGTGCCAGGTGCTGGGGGTGGAGCCGCTGGTGGCGGATCCGCGCTTTGCCCGCTATGCCGACAGGAAACGCCACGAGGAAGAACTGGTGCCGCTGATCCAGGCCGAGGTGGCCGGATGGGGCGCCGACGAATTGGTCCAGGCGCTGCGGCAGGCCGGTGTGCCGTGCAGTCTGGTGCGCAATTACGAGGAAGTGCTGCGTGGGGGACACGGCACCGAGCGGGGCCTGGTCGCCATCGCGCCCCACGCGGAGCTGGGCAGCTACGAGACGGTGCGCAACCCCATCCTGTTCGACCATGGGACGCCGGCCATCACGCGCGGCGCGCCGCTGCTGGGCGAGCACACCGGTGAACTGCTGGCCGAGCTGGGTTATGCGGAATCCGAGAGGCTCGCGCTGGTGGATGCTGGCGCGGCGGGAGGACGGGCGTGA
- a CDS encoding AbiEi antitoxin N-terminal domain-containing protein: MDTAADKLLAIAREAGLIRARDLAPLGIARVALTRAVRQGQLQRLGRGLYGLPSRQISEHTTLAEVARRVPKGVICLLSALRFHGLTTQAPHEVWIAIGGKAAVPRLGYPPLRIVRFSATALSEGVEEHMVDGVLIRVTGVAKTVADCFKYRNKIGLDVALEALRESWRAKRMTSEELWHYASLCRVANVMRPYLESLE, translated from the coding sequence ATGGATACCGCTGCCGACAAGCTACTGGCGATAGCCCGCGAGGCGGGGCTGATTCGCGCGCGAGATCTGGCGCCGCTGGGCATTGCCCGCGTGGCCCTGACTCGCGCCGTGCGCCAGGGACAGCTGCAACGCCTGGGGCGAGGGCTGTATGGCCTGCCATCTCGCCAGATCTCCGAACACACGACACTGGCGGAAGTCGCCCGGCGAGTTCCCAAGGGAGTCATCTGCCTGCTGTCGGCACTGCGGTTCCACGGTCTGACGACTCAGGCCCCGCATGAGGTATGGATAGCCATCGGTGGCAAGGCCGCGGTGCCCAGGCTTGGCTATCCGCCGCTGCGCATCGTGCGGTTTTCCGCCACGGCCCTGAGCGAAGGGGTGGAAGAGCATATGGTCGATGGTGTCCTCATCCGTGTCACTGGGGTTGCCAAGACCGTGGCAGACTGCTTCAAGTACCGCAACAAGATTGGCCTGGACGTGGCCCTGGAAGCGCTGCGTGAATCGTGGAGAGCAAAACGTATGACCAGTGAAGAGCTGTGGCACTACGCAAGCCTTTGCCGGGTAGCCAACGTCATGCGCCCGTATCTGGAAAGCCTGGAATGA
- a CDS encoding YnfA family protein has product MRTFLLYVATALAEIVGCYLPYLWLREGRSAWLLLPAAASLALFAWLLTLHPTAAGRVYAAYGGVYIGAAIVWLWAVDGIRPTSWDVAGAAVALAGMGIIIFQPR; this is encoded by the coding sequence ATGCGCACCTTTCTTCTCTACGTCGCCACCGCCTTGGCGGAGATCGTCGGCTGCTACCTTCCCTACTTGTGGCTGCGGGAAGGCCGCTCCGCCTGGCTGCTGCTTCCCGCGGCGGCCAGCCTGGCGCTGTTCGCCTGGCTGCTGACCCTGCATCCCACCGCGGCCGGCCGGGTCTATGCCGCCTATGGGGGCGTCTACATCGGCGCCGCCATCGTATGGCTGTGGGCCGTGGACGGCATACGGCCCACCTCGTGGGACGTGGCGGGCGCGGCGGTGGCGTTGGCCGGCATGGGCATCATCATCTTCCAGCCCCGCTGA
- a CDS encoding LacI family DNA-binding transcriptional regulator, with the protein MPKPTLKSLAAELQVDVSLVSRVLRRVPGVRVSEAKRARILALAERAGYRPDRLGRSLKTGRSRIVAMLTPDITNPFHSLIFRGAEHVAQQAGYNVILMHLSDIDETGADVVTPLTEGQCDGVLIAAGRADDDRFAPLRRAHLPHVVINRPIDGGRDTPCFAPDDRETGRLGARLLLQAGHVRVAAVLGDMRLANMQARLEGFREIVDAAAPRVETTVVADVRSREEVLAAFDRLMAPPASRRPTALFVPHSIHAQLVFEASLLREIRIPQQLSLLGYGGIAPPALSAIVVSAERMGQDAMRYLLARIQAPGETAIAQTGLGAYPLTFSPGCTLRPPAGA; encoded by the coding sequence ATGCCCAAGCCCACCCTCAAGTCCCTGGCCGCCGAGCTGCAGGTCGACGTTTCCCTGGTATCGCGCGTGCTGCGTCGGGTGCCGGGCGTACGGGTGTCGGAAGCGAAACGGGCCCGGATCCTGGCCCTGGCCGAGCGCGCGGGTTACCGCCCGGACCGCCTGGGCCGGTCGCTCAAGACGGGACGCAGCCGGATCGTCGCGATGCTGACGCCCGACATCACCAACCCTTTCCACTCCCTGATCTTCCGCGGCGCGGAACACGTGGCACAGCAGGCGGGCTACAACGTCATCCTCATGCACCTGAGCGACATCGACGAGACCGGCGCCGATGTCGTCACCCCGCTGACGGAAGGCCAGTGCGACGGCGTGCTGATCGCCGCCGGCCGTGCCGACGACGACCGCTTCGCGCCCCTGCGGCGTGCGCACCTGCCGCATGTCGTGATCAACCGGCCGATAGACGGCGGCCGCGACACCCCCTGCTTCGCGCCGGATGACCGGGAAACCGGACGCCTGGGCGCGCGGCTGCTGCTGCAGGCGGGACATGTGCGCGTGGCCGCGGTCCTGGGGGACATGCGCCTGGCCAACATGCAGGCGCGCCTGGAGGGCTTCCGGGAAATCGTCGATGCCGCCGCGCCGCGCGTGGAGACGACGGTGGTGGCCGACGTGCGGTCGCGCGAGGAAGTCCTGGCGGCCTTCGACCGGCTCATGGCCCCGCCCGCCAGCCGTCGCCCCACCGCGCTGTTCGTCCCGCACTCCATCCACGCCCAGCTCGTTTTCGAGGCAAGCCTGCTGCGGGAGATCCGCATCCCGCAGCAGCTCTCGCTGCTGGGATACGGCGGGATCGCACCGCCGGCGCTCAGCGCCATCGTCGTGTCGGCGGAACGGATGGGCCAGGACGCGATGCGCTACCTGCTGGCCCGCATCCAGGCGCCCGGCGAGACGGCCATCGCGCAGACGGGGCTGGGGGCCTATCCGCTGACGTTCAGCCCGGGGTGCACGCTGCGGCCGCCGGCGGGGGCGTAG
- a CDS encoding CoA ester lyase, whose protein sequence is MNDDRHAKTWLFVPAHRPELVAKALASAADGVMLDLEDAVPDECKAQARAALPAIPPRAHGRTWVRVNARATAWHADDVRAAMQAPSVQGVLCPKVEDVADLIAPGVLAARPGMAQGALVESALGVMRLFGMLERVPDVGMVMFGGAEGADLMTDLGCGWSIDGPELLHARQHTVLSARGFKRVALVDGVYARVDDTEGLARDTRLSRGLGFRARAVVHPSQIAVVNDIYAPTVDETAWATEVVQVFEAAVDHGTAALRLRGRLVDAAMYKAARLTLGKSDQ, encoded by the coding sequence GTGAACGACGACCGCCACGCGAAGACCTGGTTGTTCGTGCCCGCGCATCGGCCCGAGCTGGTGGCGAAGGCCCTGGCCTCGGCGGCCGACGGCGTCATGCTCGACCTCGAGGACGCCGTGCCGGACGAGTGCAAGGCGCAGGCCAGGGCAGCCCTGCCGGCGATCCCGCCCAGGGCGCACGGTCGGACGTGGGTACGCGTCAACGCGCGGGCCACCGCTTGGCATGCCGATGACGTGCGGGCGGCGATGCAGGCGCCGAGCGTCCAGGGTGTGCTGTGCCCCAAGGTCGAGGACGTGGCCGACCTCATCGCGCCCGGCGTCCTGGCCGCGCGGCCGGGCATGGCACAGGGCGCGCTGGTGGAGAGCGCCTTGGGCGTCATGCGCCTGTTCGGCATGCTTGAACGGGTGCCGGATGTGGGCATGGTCATGTTCGGGGGCGCCGAGGGCGCCGACCTCATGACCGATCTCGGCTGCGGCTGGAGCATAGACGGCCCGGAACTGCTGCATGCCCGGCAGCACACGGTGTTGTCGGCGCGGGGCTTCAAGCGCGTCGCGCTGGTGGACGGTGTCTATGCGCGCGTGGACGACACGGAAGGGCTTGCGCGCGACACCCGGTTGTCGCGCGGCCTGGGCTTTCGCGCCCGGGCCGTGGTCCATCCCTCGCAGATAGCCGTGGTCAACGATATCTATGCGCCGACGGTCGACGAAACCGCCTGGGCCACCGAGGTCGTCCAGGTCTTCGAGGCCGCGGTCGACCATGGCACGGCCGCTCTGCGCCTGCGCGGCCGGCTGGTCGATGCGGCGATGTACAAGGCGGCCCGCCTGACGTTGGGCAAGAGCGATCAATAA
- a CDS encoding tripartite tricarboxylate transporter substrate binding protein, with translation MHRKTGRSDALCILLPAAAALLISPLASGQENHARPIRMIVPFSAGASPDVMTRIVADTLSRQLGTPVIVENKAGAGGNIGAEYAARQPGDGHTIFVGSTANLAVNKTLYAQLPYDPERDFRPVSIAWVTRNVLIVPAGAPYRSVQDVIARARTEPGKLTYGSPGPGTAGHLIGELFQTATHTKVTHVPYKGQNQVVTDLLGGHIDFSFETIGSALPNIESGKVRALAITGADRHPKLPDTPTFSEAGVPSVDRLQGWAMFAVPASTPPGVVQRVQSELAKALADEATRAKLTGLGVDLRITTPEQTRQFLKEEVEHWGAVVRSAGIRFD, from the coding sequence ATGCACAGGAAGACCGGTCGATCGGATGCCCTCTGCATCCTGCTGCCCGCCGCGGCCGCGTTGCTGATATCCCCGCTCGCGTCGGGGCAGGAAAACCATGCCCGGCCGATACGCATGATCGTGCCGTTCTCGGCGGGCGCGTCCCCCGACGTCATGACTCGCATCGTCGCCGATACGCTGAGCCGGCAGCTCGGCACGCCGGTCATTGTCGAGAACAAGGCTGGCGCGGGCGGCAACATCGGCGCGGAATACGCCGCCCGGCAGCCGGGCGACGGCCACACCATCTTCGTGGGCAGCACGGCGAACCTGGCGGTGAACAAGACCCTGTACGCGCAGCTGCCCTACGATCCGGAGCGCGATTTCCGCCCCGTCAGCATCGCCTGGGTGACCCGCAACGTGCTGATCGTGCCGGCCGGCGCGCCCTATCGTTCGGTGCAGGACGTGATCGCCCGGGCCCGCACCGAACCCGGCAAGCTCACCTATGGATCGCCGGGGCCGGGCACCGCGGGCCACCTGATCGGCGAGCTGTTCCAGACCGCCACGCACACCAAGGTGACCCACGTTCCCTACAAGGGACAGAACCAGGTCGTGACCGACCTCTTGGGCGGGCACATCGATTTTTCCTTCGAGACCATAGGCAGCGCGCTGCCCAACATCGAGTCCGGCAAGGTCCGGGCCCTGGCCATCACCGGGGCGGATCGCCATCCCAAGCTGCCCGACACGCCCACCTTCTCGGAGGCCGGCGTACCCAGCGTGGACCGGCTGCAAGGCTGGGCCATGTTCGCCGTGCCGGCCTCGACCCCGCCCGGTGTGGTCCAGCGCGTGCAGTCGGAGCTGGCGAAGGCGCTGGCCGACGAGGCGACACGCGCCAAGCTGACCGGGCTGGGCGTCGATCTGCGCATCACCACGCCCGAGCAGACGCGCCAGTTCCTGAAGGAAGAAGTCGAACACTGGGGCGCAGTGGTCCGCAGCGCCGGCATCCGCTTCGATTGA